In Phaeobacter porticola, one DNA window encodes the following:
- a CDS encoding winged helix-turn-helix transcriptional regulator, producing the protein MYIGLFVNITSRAWALPILAHLHAGIPGRQASLLAATGAGRTAFVQSMDHLITIGLVERNPGHGHPLRPEFRLTQMGISAAKLASQINRVSKEEDQGLLRRSWTLPVLASLHTPRHFIEIKRDLAPITDRALSQSLKTLEARNWVCRQIDELTRPPRSRYSAVSTGSIISEVTGSAVTFI; encoded by the coding sequence ATGTACATTGGTTTGTTTGTCAACATCACTTCAAGAGCTTGGGCTTTACCAATCCTTGCGCATCTTCACGCTGGCATTCCAGGTCGGCAAGCCTCACTGCTGGCCGCAACCGGTGCTGGCAGGACCGCTTTCGTACAAAGTATGGATCATCTGATCACAATAGGATTGGTCGAACGAAACCCTGGCCATGGCCATCCATTGCGTCCAGAGTTCCGGCTTACCCAAATGGGAATATCTGCCGCCAAACTCGCCAGCCAAATCAACCGCGTTTCGAAAGAAGAAGATCAAGGCCTGCTTCGTCGTTCGTGGACGCTTCCCGTTTTGGCATCACTTCACACCCCGCGCCACTTTATAGAGATCAAACGAGACCTTGCACCGATAACGGATCGCGCCTTGTCGCAGTCGTTAAAAACTTTGGAAGCGAGAAATTGGGTGTGCCGTCAAATTGACGAACTTACGCGACCGCCTCGGTCTCGATACTCAGCAGTGAGCACTGGCAGTATCATAAGTGAAGTCACGGGGTCTGCGGTTACTTTCATCTAG
- a CDS encoding 2Fe-2S iron-sulfur cluster-binding protein, producing MAKITYVEHNGAEHVVDVANGLTVMEGARDNNIPGIEADCGGACACSTCHVYVDAAWVEKLPAKDDMEEDMLDFAYEPDPARSRLTCQIKVSDDLNGLVVHMPEKQI from the coding sequence ATGGCAAAGATCACATATGTCGAACACAATGGTGCCGAACACGTTGTGGACGTGGCCAACGGTCTGACCGTGATGGAAGGCGCGCGGGACAACAATATTCCGGGGATCGAGGCAGATTGCGGCGGCGCCTGCGCCTGTTCGACCTGCCATGTCTATGTCGATGCCGCATGGGTTGAGAAACTGCCGGCGAAGGACGACATGGAAGAGGATATGCTTGACTTCGCCTATGAGCCGGATCCCGCCCGCTCGCGTCTGACCTGCCAGATCAAGGTTAGCGATGATCTGAACGGTCTGGTGGTGCATATGCCCGAAAAACAGATCTGA
- a CDS encoding VOC family protein: protein MSLISVDKTITIAMSVKDRHASAKWYQRMLGFALLYHADEAGWSEMQTNTPGVAIGFGEHTKPVPGNCVPVFGIADLDTARQKLEQAEVKFDGDTDIVEGMVKTATFYDPDGNALMLAEDLTG, encoded by the coding sequence ATGTCACTCATTTCAGTAGATAAAACGATTACCATTGCGATGTCGGTGAAAGATCGGCACGCCAGCGCGAAGTGGTACCAACGCATGTTAGGTTTTGCGCTGCTTTACCATGCTGATGAGGCAGGATGGTCCGAGATGCAGACAAACACACCCGGTGTTGCAATCGGTTTTGGTGAACATACCAAACCCGTGCCGGGAAATTGTGTTCCCGTTTTTGGGATCGCCGATTTGGATACTGCAAGGCAAAAGCTGGAACAGGCCGAAGTAAAGTTCGATGGTGACACTGACATTGTCGAAGGCATGGTCAAAACCGCAACATTTTACGATCCAGACGGCAATGCGCTGATGCTTGCTGAGGATTTGACTGGCTAG
- a CDS encoding bestrophin family protein, translated as MILRDKPGLMQLLFALRGSVLPRILPRILGLSALSAVVLWIDVSVIRLPHTNAAPFAVFGIALSLFLGFRNNAAYDRWWEGRKLWGQLVADLRSLSREVDLFVGDANSRQRILRLALGFLHLHRISLRKVDDTSAVINWTGTDFSTAPHPPCAALDALTAKVADKSDDGFARKALGERIASITLAQAGCERIATTPLPYVYSLLVFRTTYLYCLLLPFALIDGAGWLTPIFVGIVAYVFFGLAEVTEELSHPFAETGNGLPLDAICRTVERAIAPKLGLEAPPPLHPVDYYLS; from the coding sequence ATGATCCTGCGCGACAAACCCGGCCTGATGCAGCTGCTCTTTGCGCTGCGTGGCTCTGTGCTTCCGCGTATCCTGCCACGTATCCTTGGGCTGTCTGCGCTCTCCGCCGTTGTGCTTTGGATTGATGTCAGCGTAATACGCCTGCCCCATACCAACGCCGCGCCATTCGCAGTCTTTGGCATCGCACTTTCGCTGTTTCTGGGGTTTCGCAACAACGCAGCCTATGATCGTTGGTGGGAGGGGCGCAAGCTCTGGGGGCAATTGGTTGCGGATCTGCGCAGCCTCAGCCGCGAGGTCGACCTGTTTGTCGGCGACGCCAATAGCCGCCAACGGATCCTACGGCTGGCACTGGGCTTTTTGCATCTGCACCGGATCAGCCTGCGCAAGGTGGACGACACCTCAGCTGTGATCAATTGGACAGGCACAGATTTCTCTACCGCACCCCACCCGCCCTGCGCCGCCCTGGATGCGCTGACAGCAAAGGTCGCGGACAAGTCCGACGACGGCTTTGCCCGCAAGGCGCTTGGCGAACGTATTGCCAGCATCACCTTGGCACAGGCCGGTTGCGAACGCATCGCCACCACGCCATTGCCATACGTCTATTCGCTGTTGGTGTTCCGCACGACCTATCTCTATTGCTTGCTGTTGCCCTTTGCGCTGATCGACGGGGCTGGCTGGTTGACGCCGATTTTTGTTGGCATCGTGGCCTATGTGTTCTTTGGCCTTGCCGAGGTCACGGAAGAACTGTCGCACCCTTTTGCTGAGACAGGCAACGGTCTGCCGTTGGATGCCATATGCCGCACAGTAGAACGCGCCATCGCCCCCAAGCTGGGACTGGAGGCCCCGCCGCCGTTGCACCCCGTGGACTATTACCTTTCATAG
- the ftsY gene encoding signal recognition particle-docking protein FtsY, which yields MAFFSKLKDRLFKSSTKLEEGLDAIVEEAAATAAAEPELTPDLAPEPTPTPESAPNDAPADTPITQPAEQAKEAPTPSTSPAQPIAKPALKPVAAAEPAPAPASPGLLGRLIGRGKVDEPRRALDDEMLEQLEDLLVGADMGVNTALRVTANMAEGRFGKRLSTREIKELLAAEVARIMEPVARPMPIYEKRPQVVLVVGVNGSGKTTTIGKLASQFKAAGKKVVIAAGDTFRAAAVEQLQVWGDRAGVPVLTAPEGSDPASLAFDAMTRAQEDGADLLMIDTAGRLQNRADLMEELAKIVRVIQKKDPSAPHNTLLVLDATTGQNALNQVDTFQKLADVSGLVMTKLDGTAKGGVLVALADRFGLPIHAIGVGEQIDDLAPFDPDEFAAALTGLEKS from the coding sequence ATGGCGTTTTTCTCAAAACTGAAGGATCGGCTGTTCAAGTCGTCAACAAAGCTTGAGGAAGGGCTGGATGCCATCGTCGAGGAGGCCGCTGCGACAGCCGCGGCAGAGCCTGAACTCACGCCGGATCTGGCCCCCGAACCCACGCCGACACCAGAATCCGCGCCAAACGATGCGCCTGCTGACACGCCGATCACACAGCCTGCCGAACAAGCCAAAGAGGCGCCGACCCCCTCCACCAGCCCGGCCCAACCCATCGCCAAACCTGCTCTGAAGCCCGTCGCCGCGGCAGAGCCTGCTCCGGCCCCCGCATCGCCCGGACTCCTTGGGCGTTTGATCGGGCGCGGCAAGGTTGATGAACCACGTCGGGCCTTGGATGACGAGATGCTGGAACAGCTGGAGGATCTGTTGGTTGGTGCCGATATGGGCGTGAACACCGCGTTGCGCGTCACCGCCAATATGGCGGAGGGGCGTTTTGGAAAACGTCTTTCTACCCGCGAGATCAAGGAACTTCTGGCCGCCGAGGTGGCCCGGATCATGGAACCTGTCGCACGCCCGATGCCGATCTATGAGAAACGTCCGCAAGTGGTGCTGGTGGTTGGCGTCAACGGATCTGGCAAGACCACGACTATCGGCAAATTGGCCAGTCAGTTCAAGGCGGCAGGCAAGAAGGTTGTGATCGCGGCGGGCGACACCTTTCGTGCGGCCGCCGTTGAACAGCTACAGGTCTGGGGGGACCGTGCAGGGGTGCCGGTGCTGACCGCGCCCGAGGGGTCTGACCCGGCTAGCCTGGCCTTTGATGCGATGACGCGTGCCCAGGAGGACGGCGCAGATCTGTTGATGATCGACACCGCAGGGCGTCTGCAAAATCGCGCGGATCTGATGGAAGAACTGGCAAAAATCGTGCGGGTGATCCAGAAAAAAGACCCCAGCGCGCCGCATAATACGCTCTTGGTTCTGGATGCCACCACCGGACAAAACGCGCTGAATCAGGTCGATACCTTCCAGAAACTGGCTGATGTGTCGGGGTTGGTGATGACCAAACTGGACGGCACTGCCAAAGGGGGTGTTCTGGTGGCGCTGGCAGACCGCTTTGGCCTGCCAATCCATGCCATTGGCGTAGGTGAGCAGATCGACGATCTGGCTCCCTTCGATCCCGACGAATTCGCCGCCGCGCTGACCGGTCTGGAGAAATCCTGA
- a CDS encoding peptidoglycan-binding domain-containing protein — MDELLRLRRAWLALGCLAVLSACIEPQSGPAAQVSRAQSAPAAPPGAPPGSCWSTHTTPAVIETVTVQVMTRPAMTAADGTVLRPARFRRETRQNIVRPRRESWFETPCPVDMTPQFVGSVQRALAVRGHYDGEITGVLDAPTRTAVRKFQEQDGFANDDLSLVSARKLGLVAIEH; from the coding sequence ATGGATGAGCTTTTGCGCCTTCGACGGGCCTGGCTTGCGCTGGGGTGTCTGGCGGTGCTGTCGGCCTGCATTGAGCCGCAATCTGGGCCCGCCGCACAGGTCTCGCGCGCGCAATCCGCACCTGCGGCTCCCCCCGGCGCACCACCCGGCAGTTGCTGGAGCACCCATACAACGCCCGCCGTGATCGAAACCGTCACCGTGCAGGTGATGACGCGCCCCGCCATGACCGCCGCAGACGGCACGGTCCTGCGGCCAGCGCGCTTTCGCCGCGAGACCCGGCAGAATATCGTGCGCCCGCGCCGGGAGAGCTGGTTTGAAACGCCCTGCCCCGTCGATATGACACCGCAATTTGTCGGCTCAGTTCAGCGCGCCTTAGCGGTGCGCGGTCATTACGATGGCGAAATCACCGGTGTTTTGGACGCGCCCACCCGTACCGCGGTGCGGAAATTTCAGGAACAGGATGGCTTTGCCAATGACGACTTGTCGCTGGTCAGCGCCCGCAAACTGGGGTTGGTCGCCATTGAACACTGA
- a CDS encoding lysoplasmalogenase, with product MIDIGGSPFGDILILIAALFALVYLGLTARAPGPLRSVTKTGAVFLLAIVAWLGGGPVLLVVALGLCAVGDFCLSRDGEGAFMGGVGAFAAGHLVYIWLFLGQNLSDVARLTQMPQIFGVAVLVLAGLAMVRLLAPRAGALKTPMLAYVPIIIGMGLAALTLPLGGAVVGLALVLPAAIAFMASDIVLAFETFVLDQDHPARRITPYVVWPLYWGAQVGFLLAFYGG from the coding sequence ATGATTGATATTGGTGGCAGCCCATTCGGGGATATCTTGATCCTGATCGCGGCTCTGTTTGCACTGGTTTATCTTGGATTGACCGCGCGTGCGCCCGGCCCACTGCGCAGCGTGACCAAGACCGGAGCGGTGTTTCTTTTGGCGATTGTTGCCTGGCTGGGTGGTGGGCCAGTGCTGCTGGTCGTGGCGCTTGGCCTTTGTGCGGTGGGGGATTTCTGTCTCTCGCGCGATGGAGAGGGCGCGTTCATGGGGGGGGTCGGTGCCTTTGCTGCGGGGCATCTGGTCTATATTTGGCTGTTTCTTGGTCAGAACCTGAGCGACGTTGCGCGGCTAACGCAGATGCCGCAGATCTTTGGGGTGGCGGTGCTGGTGTTGGCCGGTCTGGCGATGGTTCGGCTGCTGGCACCGCGTGCAGGTGCGCTTAAGACGCCGATGCTGGCCTATGTGCCGATTATCATCGGCATGGGGCTGGCGGCACTGACTTTGCCATTGGGGGGCGCTGTTGTGGGGCTGGCGCTGGTTCTGCCTGCGGCGATTGCGTTTATGGCCTCGGACATAGTGCTCGCATTTGAAACCTTTGTGCTGGATCAGGACCATCCCGCACGCCGGATTACACCATATGTGGTTTGGCCGCTCTATTGGGGGGCACAGGTGGGGTTTTTGCTGGCATTTTACGGAGGCTGA
- a CDS encoding DUF1217 domain-containing protein, whose amino-acid sequence MTFSPYVLGTGIAGWNFLDRTRDQQQKIFDKSPILDRAVKDFSQKIESIETADQLLDNYNVLKVALGAFGLEEDIGNRAFIKKVLESDLSEPTSFANRLNDSRYLGMAQTFGFGSEDGPQLPSASAEKPYADVTSAEDLLSKPTLLNQALNEFGLQKYAGNEFFLMRVLESDLTDQDSFVNRLSDTRLADFASQFKFNQPPEYTSSMEALVGEFKALNDGEGPANADELLGNDDLLNAMIESFDLTYTNPIFLKRMLESNPYDAASPVNQQEDPRYLAMSRAFGFGVPDIDGFSTPEELFEHSELLEEALDQFNVSNPGEDYLRQVLESDLSDPNSFVNQPSNLAYYDFAEAFQNEWPTAPSKMKVLADEVDGKLAGYENPRQYVFDFDAFEAGLDVFNINERALDFNVMIRAFESDLSSEISYANLHRDPKLKAMASAFAFNPGGSDRTYPPGFAEEIAGLYKDQNFEIAIGESDPNMRLALAFERELQSIADAGGSEDAHWFGIIGSPPLKSFFETALGLPSSFGQLSVDRQVTEMKDRAFASFGTTHPADLLEADKLDEFRNRFLLLSELNSDLTATGFSDPIFALF is encoded by the coding sequence GTGACCTTTTCACCCTATGTGCTGGGAACCGGGATTGCCGGATGGAATTTTCTGGATCGGACCCGCGACCAGCAACAGAAGATTTTCGATAAGTCTCCGATACTTGACCGGGCTGTGAAGGATTTTTCGCAGAAGATCGAAAGCATCGAGACCGCCGATCAACTGCTGGACAACTACAATGTCCTGAAGGTCGCGCTTGGGGCTTTTGGCCTGGAAGAGGATATCGGCAACCGTGCCTTTATCAAAAAAGTGCTGGAGTCGGATCTGTCTGAGCCGACGTCCTTTGCCAACCGACTGAATGACAGCCGCTACCTTGGCATGGCGCAGACCTTTGGTTTTGGCAGTGAAGACGGCCCTCAACTGCCAAGTGCAAGTGCAGAAAAACCCTATGCCGATGTGACCAGCGCTGAGGATCTGCTGTCGAAACCCACGCTGTTGAACCAGGCGCTGAATGAATTTGGCTTGCAAAAATACGCCGGCAACGAGTTCTTTTTGATGCGGGTTCTGGAATCAGATCTGACCGATCAGGATTCTTTTGTGAACCGTCTGAGCGATACGCGCCTTGCGGATTTTGCCAGCCAATTCAAATTTAACCAGCCCCCGGAATACACCAGCAGCATGGAGGCACTGGTCGGGGAATTCAAAGCCTTGAACGATGGCGAAGGCCCGGCCAACGCGGATGAGCTGCTGGGAAATGATGACCTGCTGAATGCGATGATCGAGAGCTTCGATCTGACTTACACCAACCCTATTTTTCTAAAGCGGATGCTGGAATCCAACCCCTATGACGCGGCATCGCCTGTGAATCAGCAGGAAGATCCCCGGTATCTGGCTATGTCGCGGGCCTTTGGCTTTGGTGTGCCTGACATCGATGGTTTCTCGACCCCGGAAGAGCTGTTTGAGCATTCAGAATTGCTGGAAGAGGCCTTGGATCAGTTCAATGTCAGCAATCCAGGCGAGGATTATCTGCGTCAGGTGCTGGAATCGGACCTGTCGGACCCGAATTCCTTTGTGAACCAGCCCAGCAATCTTGCGTATTACGACTTTGCCGAGGCTTTTCAGAATGAATGGCCGACAGCGCCAAGCAAGATGAAGGTGCTGGCAGATGAAGTCGATGGAAAACTGGCAGGCTATGAAAATCCGCGTCAGTATGTCTTTGATTTTGATGCATTTGAGGCTGGACTTGATGTATTTAACATCAATGAACGCGCCCTGGATTTCAATGTGATGATCCGGGCCTTTGAATCGGATCTGTCGTCTGAAATATCCTATGCGAATTTGCACCGCGATCCAAAGCTTAAGGCGATGGCGAGTGCTTTTGCCTTTAACCCAGGCGGCAGTGACCGGACCTATCCGCCAGGCTTTGCCGAGGAAATTGCGGGCCTCTACAAGGATCAGAATTTTGAAATCGCCATCGGAGAAAGTGATCCGAACATGCGCCTTGCTCTCGCCTTCGAACGCGAGCTGCAATCGATCGCGGATGCCGGTGGCAGTGAAGACGCCCATTGGTTCGGTATCATTGGGTCGCCGCCGCTTAAGTCGTTTTTTGAGACCGCGCTTGGGTTGCCATCCAGTTTTGGGCAGCTGAGCGTGGACCGCCAGGTGACCGAGATGAAAGACCGCGCTTTTGCCTCTTTTGGCACGACCCACCCTGCCGACCTGCTAGAGGCAGATAAGCTGGATGAATTCCGCAATCGTTTCCTACTGCTGAGCGAATTGAATAGTGATCTGACGGCAACGGGGTTCTCTGATCCGATTTTTGCCCTGTTCTAA
- the purD gene encoding phosphoribosylamine--glycine ligase has protein sequence MNILILGSGGREHALAWAVMQNPKCDKLIVAPGNAGIAQIADCATLDIENGGAVANFAEENAIDFVIVGPEAPLASGVADRLREAGLLVFGPSEAAARLEASKSFTKEVCDAANAPTAGYGHFTDAGAAKAHVRKHGAPTVVKADGLAAGKGVIIAMSEDEAIAAIDDMFGGAFGGAGAEVVIEEFMEGEEASLFVLVDGEDVLAIGSAQDHKRVGEGDTGPNTGGMGAYSPAPVLTAEIEARAMEEIVKPTMKVMSDRGMPYQGVLYAGLMIKDGLPRLVEYNVRFGDPECQVLMMRLGAQALDLMQAAAEGRLAEAQVNWADDHAITVVMAANGYPGAYEKGTEIKGLNSLPEDSSNMVFHAGTKRETGKVLATGGRVLNVTARGDTLQEARNRAYAMVDQIDWSEGFHRRDIGWRALD, from the coding sequence ATGAACATCCTCATCCTCGGCAGCGGCGGGCGGGAACATGCGCTCGCATGGGCCGTGATGCAAAACCCCAAATGCGACAAACTGATTGTGGCACCGGGCAATGCAGGCATCGCGCAGATCGCTGATTGCGCAACGTTGGATATCGAAAACGGCGGGGCGGTGGCCAACTTCGCAGAAGAAAACGCCATCGACTTTGTGATCGTCGGCCCAGAGGCTCCGTTGGCATCAGGCGTGGCGGATCGCCTGCGCGAGGCGGGTCTGCTGGTCTTTGGCCCTTCGGAAGCGGCAGCGCGGCTGGAAGCGTCCAAAAGCTTTACCAAGGAAGTCTGCGACGCGGCCAATGCCCCCACCGCAGGTTACGGCCATTTTACCGACGCCGGGGCCGCCAAAGCCCATGTGCGCAAACACGGCGCCCCAACGGTGGTAAAGGCGGACGGTCTGGCCGCGGGCAAAGGCGTGATCATCGCCATGAGCGAAGATGAGGCCATCGCGGCCATCGACGACATGTTTGGCGGCGCCTTTGGCGGTGCCGGCGCCGAGGTGGTGATCGAAGAGTTCATGGAAGGGGAAGAGGCCTCGCTTTTTGTGCTGGTCGATGGCGAAGATGTGCTGGCAATCGGTTCAGCCCAGGATCACAAACGTGTCGGCGAAGGCGACACCGGCCCCAATACCGGCGGCATGGGGGCCTATTCCCCCGCCCCGGTTCTGACAGCCGAAATTGAGGCCCGCGCGATGGAAGAGATCGTAAAGCCGACGATGAAGGTGATGTCAGACCGCGGCATGCCCTATCAGGGCGTGCTATATGCCGGTCTGATGATCAAGGATGGTTTGCCGCGACTGGTGGAATACAACGTCCGCTTTGGCGACCCGGAATGCCAGGTGCTGATGATGCGACTGGGTGCGCAGGCGCTGGACCTGATGCAGGCCGCCGCCGAAGGTCGCCTGGCAGAGGCACAGGTGAACTGGGCGGATGATCATGCGATCACCGTTGTGATGGCGGCCAATGGCTATCCCGGTGCTTATGAAAAAGGCACCGAGATCAAGGGCCTGAACAGCCTGCCTGAGGACAGCAGCAATATGGTGTTCCATGCCGGCACCAAACGCGAGACCGGCAAAGTACTGGCCACCGGGGGCCGCGTGTTGAATGTGACTGCCCGTGGGGACACCCTGCAAGAGGCCCGCAACCGCGCCTACGCGATGGTTGATCAGATCGACTGGTCTGAAGGGTTTCACCGCCGCGATATCGGCTGGCGCGCACTGGATTGA
- the xseA gene encoding exodeoxyribonuclease VII large subunit, whose protein sequence is MSDLFDDPTPDNQPGQNAPEFTVSEISGEVKRTLEGSFGRIRVKGEVGRVFKARSGHLYYDIKDDRSVLACTTWKGQIAGLSVVPEEGLEVVVTGRLTAFPAQSKYNMNVEEVAVAGQGALMALLEKRKKQLEAEGLFASERKKPLPYLPQIVGVVTSPSGAVIRDILHRLRDRFPRKVLVWPVAVQGQSSAAEVSRAINGFNALTPGGALPRPDLIIVARGGGSIEDLWGFNEEIVARAVAASDIPLISAVGHETDTTLIDFVSDRRAPTPTAAAELAVPVRLELLGWTEGQGARLVRSAGQAVQMRRQRLNDLSRALPRPDTLLETPRQRLDRIADRLPDALIRGVDRRRLRLSETAASLRPATLRQLVQARGDQLRNLSSRLNIRPIQQGLARQQDRLAQLAQRLDNGQTQRLDRYRKSLESSGRQLEILSYKATLDRGYAVVHGADGVITCAADAASQSHLQIEFADAKIDVTPMDAGADARPRRKAQAAKPQENTPDNAKPSADDQGSLF, encoded by the coding sequence ATGTCCGACCTGTTTGACGATCCAACCCCGGACAATCAGCCGGGGCAGAATGCTCCTGAATTCACCGTTTCAGAGATCTCGGGAGAGGTGAAACGCACGTTGGAGGGTAGTTTTGGACGGATCCGGGTAAAAGGCGAGGTGGGCCGCGTGTTCAAGGCGCGCTCCGGCCATCTTTACTACGACATCAAGGACGACCGGTCGGTTCTGGCCTGCACCACCTGGAAAGGGCAGATCGCCGGATTGTCCGTGGTGCCGGAGGAAGGTCTGGAGGTGGTTGTCACCGGCCGCCTGACCGCGTTCCCGGCGCAGTCGAAATACAATATGAACGTCGAAGAGGTCGCGGTTGCGGGGCAGGGCGCGCTGATGGCGCTGTTGGAAAAACGCAAGAAGCAGCTGGAAGCCGAGGGGTTGTTTGCGTCTGAACGCAAGAAACCGCTGCCCTACCTGCCGCAGATCGTTGGTGTCGTGACCTCGCCCTCAGGGGCGGTGATCCGCGATATTCTGCATCGTCTGCGCGACCGCTTCCCGCGCAAGGTTCTGGTCTGGCCGGTCGCGGTTCAGGGGCAAAGCTCTGCGGCCGAGGTGTCCCGCGCCATCAACGGCTTTAATGCGCTGACGCCGGGCGGTGCGCTGCCGCGCCCTGATCTGATCATCGTCGCCCGTGGCGGTGGCTCGATTGAGGATCTCTGGGGGTTCAATGAGGAAATCGTGGCCCGCGCTGTGGCGGCTTCGGACATTCCGCTGATCTCGGCAGTGGGACATGAAACGGATACCACGTTGATTGATTTCGTCTCTGACCGGCGCGCGCCGACCCCTACGGCGGCGGCAGAACTGGCGGTACCTGTGCGGCTGGAGCTGCTGGGCTGGACCGAGGGGCAGGGGGCACGGTTGGTGCGCTCGGCAGGGCAGGCCGTACAGATGCGTCGCCAACGGTTGAATGATCTGTCGCGCGCGCTGCCACGGCCTGACACATTGCTAGAGACCCCGCGGCAACGATTGGACCGGATTGCCGACCGGCTGCCGGATGCGCTGATCCGGGGTGTCGATCGCCGTCGTCTGCGGCTGAGCGAAACCGCCGCCAGTCTGCGCCCGGCGACTCTGCGACAATTGGTACAGGCACGCGGCGACCAGCTGCGCAACTTGTCATCGCGTCTGAACATTCGCCCCATACAACAAGGGCTTGCTAGGCAGCAGGATCGGCTGGCGCAATTGGCGCAACGGTTGGACAACGGACAGACACAACGGTTGGACCGCTATCGAAAATCGCTTGAGTCCAGTGGCCGTCAGCTTGAGATTCTCAGCTACAAGGCGACTTTGGATCGTGGCTATGCGGTGGTCCATGGTGCGGACGGGGTGATTACCTGCGCCGCTGATGCGGCATCGCAAAGCCACCTGCAAATTGAATTTGCCGATGCAAAGATTGATGTCACCCCAATGGATGCAGGTGCTGACGCGCGGCCCAGACGCAAGGCACAGGCGGCAAAGCCGCAGGAAAACACGCCAGATAACGCAAAGCCAAGTGCCGACGATCAGGGATCTCTGTTCTAA